One part of the Pithys albifrons albifrons isolate INPA30051 chromosome 21, PitAlb_v1, whole genome shotgun sequence genome encodes these proteins:
- the SLC13A2 gene encoding solute carrier family 13 member 2 — translation MPGILEIILAFRKYLIIILVPLLSLALPLAVPTKEAECGYVIIVMALFWCTEALPLSVTALLPVLLFPLMNIMDSTTVCQEYLKDSNMLFIGGLLMAIAIENWHLHKRVALRVLLITGVRPALLLMGFMVVTAFLSMWISNTATTAMMVPIAQAVLEQLHRSELESSPADQASENINKAFELQEESAPPVNSKETEEKGSTHSLTIEEDRKRNEALLEEKHKKLCKGMSLCICYSASIGGIATLTGTTPNLVLQGQVNEHYPDSGGIINFASWFSFAFPTMVVLLILAWIWLQILYLGFNFKENFGCAANPSVKAKEKQAFAIIKEESRKLGRMKFPEIAVLILFLLLVLLWFTREPGFIPGWATVLFNKNNTSYVTDATVAIFISILLFIIPSGFSNNAQTGDNRSKFRAPPPLLNWEVVHQKMPWNIVFLLGGGFALAKGSEKSGLSAWLGTKLTPLQNIPHPAIALLLCLLIATFTECTSNVATTTLFLPILASMAEAICLHPLYVMLPCTLAASLAFMLPVATPPNAIVFSYGQLRVIDMAKAGFVLNILGVLTINLAINTWGSSLFQLHTFPSWANKTGTCL, via the exons ATGCCTGGCATCTTGGAGATCATCCTGGCCTTCAGGAAATACCTCATCATAATCTTGGTTCCCCTGCTCTCTCTTGCtctgcctctggctgtgcctACCAAG GAGGCAGAATGTGGGTACGTTATCATAGTGATGGCACTTTTCTGGTGCACAGAAGCCCTGCCATTGtctgtcacagctctgctgcctgtcctgctgtTCCCACTCATGAATATCATGGATTCAACAACA GTGTGTCAGGAATATTTAAAGGACTCCAACATGCTTTTTATCGGGGGCCTGCTGATGGCCATTGCCATTGAGAACTGGCACCTGCACAAGCGTGTGGCTCTGCGTGTCCTGCTCATCACTGGGGTCAGACCAGCCCT ACTGCTCATGGGTTTCATGGTTGTGACTGCCTTCCTGTCGATGTGGATCAGCAACACAGCCACCACTGCCATGATGGTCCCCAtagcacaggcagtgctggagcagttGCACAGGTCAGAACTGGAGTCCAGCCCTGCTGACCAAGCATCTGAGAACATCAACAAAGCCTTTGAACTGCAGGAAGAGTCAGCCCCACCTGTTAACTccaaagaaacagaggaaaaag GTAGTACCCACAGCCTGACAATTGaggaagacagaaagagaaatgaagctCTGCTAGAGGAGAAACACAAGAAACTCTGCAAGGGAATGTCTCTCTGTATTTGTTACTCAGCCAGTATTGGAGGGATCGCAACTCTGACTGGGACAACACCAAATCTGGTACTGCAGGGACAAGTTAATGA GCACTATCCTGATAGTGGTGGTATCATCAACTTTGCCTCCTGGTTCTCCTTTGCCTTCCCCACCATGGTTGTGTTACTGATTTTGGCATGGATTTGGCTACAGATCTTGTACCTGGGCTTTAA ttttaaGGAGAATTTTGGTTGTGCTGCAAATCCCTCTGTCAAGGCTAAGGAGAAACAGGCCTTTGCCATCATCAAGGAAGAGAGCAGGAAGTTGGGCAGAATGAAATTTCCAGAAATAGCAGTTTTGATCCTCTTTTTACTCCTGGTACTGCTCTGGTTTACAAGAGAACCTGGGTTCATACCAGGCTGGGCAACAGTTCTTTTCAACAAAAATAATACAAG CTATGTTACTGATGCTACAGTTGCCATCTTCATTTCAATTTTGTTATTCATCATCCCTTCTGGCTTTTCCAACAATGCACAAACAG gtGACAACAGGTCGAAGTTCCGAGCACCTCCACCTCTCCTGAACTGGGAAGTCGTTCACCAGAAAATGCCATGGAACATCGTGTTTCTGCTGGGAGGTGGCTTTGCCTTGGCCAAAGGCAGTGAG AAATCTGGTCTGTCTGCATGGTTAGGGACCAAACTGACCCCTCTGCAGAACATCCCTCACCCTGCCATTGCCCTCCTTCTGTGTCTCCTCATTGCCACCTTCACTGAGTGCACCAGCAACGTGGCCACCACCACCCTCTTCCTCCCTATTCTGGCTTCAATG gCTGAAGCAATTTGCCTTCACCCCCTCTATGTGATGCTGCCCTGCACTCTTGCTGCATCCCTGGCATTCATGCTCCCAGTGGCCACTCCTCCCAACGCCATTGTCTTCTCATATGGACAGCTCAGGGTTATTGATATG gCCAAAGCTGGATTTGTCCTCAACATTCTGGGAGTTCTGACAATAAATCTTGCCATCAACACCTGGGGTTCATCTTTGTTCCAGCTGCACACTTTCCCATCTTGGGCAAACAAGACAGGCACATGCCTGTGA
- the SLC46A1 gene encoding proton-coupled folate transporter, with protein MAAEPSPPPAAPPQPPGRRPALPAVEPLLFLATLCVGLQGPLATQYLWDRLGAERGYHGHNGSGSAGCGNSSAGADPLRQEVEALVSHWNLYINLGGFFVSLFSVTLLGPWSDSVGRRPALILPTAGLALQTATYLLVMYLELHVAYFLLGRILSGLTGDYNLILASSFAYVADTSERRARTFRVAVLEACLGTAGMVASIGGGQWRRAQGYVNPFWLAFAASLAATLYAALCLRESVRQRKPARLFTLSHYKAVYRLYTAPEHPSARWKLILYSLAFFLLVTVHFGSKDLYVLYELGFPLCWASDLIGYGSAANYLAYLSSLAGLRLLQLCLADTWVAEIGLISNIAGLVVISLATTTPLMFTGYGVLFLSMAATPVIRSKLSKLVSEAEQGALFASVACVQGLCSLVATGVFNSLYPATLHFMRGFPFLFGAIILLIPAAIIGWIEIWDSKHDYNAFQDAAPSPAKD; from the exons atGGCCGCAGAGCCCTCTCCTCCTCCCGCCGcgcccccgcagccccccggtCGCCGCCCGGCGCTGCCCGCGGTGGAGCCGCTGCTGTTCCTCGCCACGCTGTgcgtggggctgcagggcccgCTCGCCACGCAGTACCTGTGGGACCGCCTGGGCGCCGAGCGCGGATACCACGGACACAACGGCAGCGGCTCCGCGGGCTGCGGGAACAGCAGCGCTGGCGCCGACCCGCTGCGACAG GAGGTGGAAGCCCTGGTGTCCCACTGGAACCTCTACATCAACCTGGGGGGCTTCTTCGTCAGTCTCTTCTCCGTGACCCTCCTGGGGCCGTGGAGCGACAGCGTGGGCCGGCGCCCGGCGCTCATCCTGCCCACGGCAGGCCTGGCCCTGCAGACAGCCACCTACCTGCTCGTCATGTACCTGGAGCTGCACGTCGCCTACTTTCTCCTGGGGCGCATTCTGAGCGGCCTCACGGGCGACTACAACCTGATCCTGGCCAGCAGCTTCGCCTACGTGGCCGACACGAGCGAGCGGCGCGCGCGGACGTTCCGCGTGGCCGTGCTGGAGGCCTGCCTGGGCACCGCGGGCATGGTGGCCAGCATCGGCGGCGGCCAGTGGCGCCGGGCACAGGGCTACGTCAACCCCTTCTGGCTCGCCTTcgctgccagcctggctgccacCCTCTACGCCGCTCTCTGCCTTCGGGAGTCAGTGAGGCAGCGGAAACCAGCCCGGCTGTTCACGCTCAGCCACTACAAGGCTGTGTACAGGCTGTACACGGCCCCGGAACACCCCAGCGCCAGGTGGAAGCTCATTCTTTACTCCctggcttttttccttcttgtcaCAGTGCATTTTGGATCCAAGGACCTCTATGTTTTGTATGAGCTTGgcttccctctctgctgggcTTCTGACCTCATCGGGTACGGCTCTGCCGCCAACTACCTGGCTTACCTGAGCAGCCTGGCGGGGCTGcggctgctgcagctctgccttgcagACACCTGGGTGGCAGAGATAGGACTGATCTCCAACATTGCTGGACTGGTTGTGATTTCCCTTGCAACCACAACACCACTGATGTTTACAG GTTATGGGGTTCTGTTCCTTTCCATGGCAGCCACGCCAGTCATCAGATCCAAGCTCTCCAAACTGGTCAGCGAGGCAGAACAAG GTGCTCTCTTTGCTTCTGTTGCCTGCGTGCAAGGGCTGTGTTCCCTTGTGGCCACAGGAGTGTTCAACTCTCTCTACCCTGCCACGCTGCACTTCATGAGGGGATTCCCATTTCTCTTCGGGGCTATAATCCTTCTTATTCCAGCAGCCATCATTGG GTGGATAGAAATCTGGGACTCAAAACATGACTACAATGCGTTCCAAGatgctgccccatcccctgcAAAAGACTGA